In Chryseobacterium sp. C-71, the genomic window GTCTTTCCTGCTGATGTTTTGATAGTTATGTAATAAACTCCTGTCGGTGCATCTGAAATATCTATCTTTTCTACATCGTTTTGAGACCTAATTATTCTTCCAACGGTATTGGTAATTTCAACAGATTTTATTTTGTCATCCCCTTTGAAATATATAATTCCTGTGGTAGGATTTGGGTAAATTGTAGAAACTTCTTTTCTAGTATCACTTACTGATAACGCAGACAACGAAATTCTTTTCACTCTTGTTGAACCTTGTGAGTAGGCTAAAACCAAATAGTTATTTGCTGAGTCAACAAATAAATCATTGTAAGTAACCTGACCATCCGAAACAAAATCTCCTCCTAATGTAGACCAGATATTTGATGTGCTGTCAAATTTATAAACCGTGTTTCTTAGGTGATTTCCGTCACTGCTATCCCATTGACTTGCCACAACGTAAGGATTGCCGCTTGAAGTGACGGCAATCGCAAGATGTTGTACAGCCGTCAATGAAAAATTAGCATTACCAACTTGTGACCAAGCAGTACCGTTCCACTTTTTTACATTAATTTTTCTTCCGAGAGTAGAAGTAGATATGTAGGCTACATATATATTATTACTGCCATCGATTGCAATATCAGAAGTGTATTGCTCACCTGAAGACGAAGCATCTACAATCGCACCTCCCAGCATTGTCCAGTTATCTGTAGATGTTGCAGTAGTTGAGTTTTCATAAACTCTTACTCCACTCAAGACATTACAGGTGTAGACTTTATTATTTGTACCGATAACCATCTCTGCAAAAGTTGCACCGCCAGAAAACCCTGCATTTCCAACCTGTTCCCATGCATTATTTATTAATCGTCTTACGGTTCCTGATCCATCTGAAGCATAGGTGAATAAAGTGTTGGTTGGTGATACGGCAGATGCATGATAATTAACAGTATTGGTTGTAGCACTTGTCATTGAAGACCATGCATTACCACTGAATTTACGAACCTCTAATCCTGTGCCCTGATTAGTGTAAAAAACACTTCCTAAAGCATCTACAGAAAGAGAGTTGTACAGTGCAGTGCCTATAGTTATTCCCGGAGTTCCTCCAAGATATGACCAAGATGATCCGTCAAATTTTTGTACAGAACCTTTTGCTACAGAACCATCGTAGTATGATAAAAAGTAATTTCCGGAAGCGTCAACTACCAAATTATTATAGCTGGAATTACCTGCAGAGACACTTGCTGATGTACCTACATTTTCCCATTGTTGAGCCTGTAACGAAATAAAATTTAGAGCAACTCCAAAGGCTAAGAGTGTTTTTCTAAATGTAAAAAAGGAGTTTTTTTTCATGATAACAAATTTTAGATTTTATAATTATTGTATTACTTTTTTTAATTTTCAGAAATGAAAAAAGATGAACAAATCTTACATCAAGAATGTGTAACAAATGTATGATGTTGAATGATAAAACGGTGGGAATTTGAAAAATTTGAAATGAAATAGGGTACTCATTAGATACTCCATGAGCTATATGCAAGATTAATGATTAATTTACAAAATAGATTTTTGGATTTTTCAATCATCATTAAATTTTTAATTTTAAATAATGTGTCGGAAATCTAATTGTTTTGTGCTGAAATATTAATAAAAAAAGGCCATTATCGTTTACTACATGATAATGGCTTTGTATGTTGAAAATCTTTGAGTTTATTGAATATTATCTATAAATTGATAAATATCTTCATTCGCAGGGATTCCCAATTTTTTTCTTAATCTGTACTTTTTATTTTGAACGGTACGAGTTTCTATAAAAGTATACTGAGCAATTTCTTTAGTTGTTAATTTGATTTTCAGAAGTGCACAAAACTCAATTTCAGATTGCTGTAAATCAGGATTTATTTTCAATAATTTATTAGAAAACTGAGGGAAAATATTTTCAAATGCAAATAAGAAAGATTCATCTTTGTTCTTCACAAGATTGATGAGATGGTTGTATGTTTCCTGTAAATTGAGATCTTCTGCTTTTTTGCTTTTTCTTTTGTACTTAAAAATAATAAACCCGAAAGTTCCTATAAGAAGAATAAAAACGATGATCCAAAGAACAATTTTTTGAGCATCTTTTTGATTGTCTTCAATTTTTTCTTTTTCAATTACTTTTTGAAGAGAATTGTATTTACTCTGCAAAATATTCAGATCCAATTGCTTTAGTTTTTCTTGGTAATAATCTGCACTGTCTTTTCTTCCTGTTTTAGTATAAATTTCCTGTAAAGCATTATAGACATTGCTTTTATTGAGTTCAATGCCGTTCTTTTGACTAAAGAAAAGCGCTTTATGAAAATTTGCAACAGAATTTTTATAATCGCCTCTGGATTTCATTACTTCCCCCAATACAATGTAATTTGAAACCATTGTCTTGTCATAAGAAAGTTCTCTTGGCATTAATTCCATAGATTTTTTAACGTAATAATCAGCGGAATCTATATTGTATTGAATGTAAATATTAGCAAGATTTGAATAGTTTAAATATTGGAAATCAGAATATTCATTGGCATTTTTAAGTTCTTTTCCCGTTGCTATTTCTTCAAGAATTTTTTTTGCGGCCTTTCTCGGCTGTTTGATATCCAAATAAATATTTGAATAGCTATTCAGGATATTAGCTTTCGCATAAAATATTTTTTTTGACTTTGACTGATCTTTTTGCAAAATCTCATAGGCATTATTCAAATATATTATAGCCTTATCATGAAAGTTATTGATAGAGTAGGTTTCGGCCAAATAAACATTGGCCATTGCTTCGTAATAGAAATCTTTGAATTCACGGGATTTTTGCTGTAAATTTTCTGAAGTGACAATGAGACTGTCAGTTAAATTTTTGTTGTAAAAATAACGGCACTTTCTATCAAGTAGCTTCATCTCAGAAAGTGAATCTTTCAGAATGCGTGATTTGATTAATAAAGGTTCTAATTGTAGATAAGCTTCGTCAATATTATTTGTGAAAAGTTTTGAATTTGCAGATATTTTTTGTCTTAATTTATCTACATGTGCAGATTGCTGAGCTTGTAAAGAAAAACTCGAAGTTAAAAAAGAAAAAGATATAAATTTCAGCAAAAGCCCTCTCATTCTACGGTATTAGATTATGATTTTAGTAGATTTTTGTGAAGTGTGGTGCTAATTTAGTTAAAAATTCAATTTTATTATACAAAAATGCTAGTTATTTCTATTTTAAGTATCAGAACTAAAATATCCAACTTAATAAAGATGAATTATGTTTTGAAAATTATAATTTCGATATTTGCAATTGAAGAGATCATTCAATATTTTGTTTTGAAATATTTTAAACCTTAGAGTTTCAATAACGAATGTTTTATTGTGAAATACTAAAAGATAATCTATATTTGTATAAAATTTACTTGTTAAATTTCATAATCAAATCATTTTTTCGGTATGTAATCAATGATAAACTAAATAAATTGTATTTTAATTTTTCAAAAATGTGGAGTTATTTCCATTAAATAAATAAAAAAGCACTTTTGAAATTACCTTTGTTTGGTACAGTTTTAGTTACACAAAAAAAATATTTGCACATAAGAGATTAATATGTAAATTTACTTAAGCAATTTTCTCAAAATGGTGAATCGTAATCGTTAAATGATAATGATAGCTATTTTTTGATAACTTTGCTCCTCACACCAGGTAGATTACACTTTTTTATGAAATAATATTTTAGAGTTAAGCCAAATCCAAAACAATATTAATATCGTACTTATTATAAATCTTTTCAAGAAATTGGGAAATTCGTATAATTTCTACAAGCTTTTTATGAGAAGAGTAATATTTAAAAAGAAAATGGATAGTTATTTAGGGTTCAATACTCATAATTCCTATTGATTTCGAATTAAAAATAATTAATTGCTCAATGCAGTTTTAAATAATAGACGATGCCTAGAAAAGTTGTACAAGGTCCTATCAGGGATAAAGAGAAAACCAAACAAAAATTGCTTAACGCAGTTGGGAAAATTTTGAAAACTAAAGGTTATTCAGGATTAATGGTTAGTAAAATCGCGGCCGTTGCCGGTTTCGATAAGAAATTAATATACGAATATTTCGGAAGTACTGATAAACTTATTGATGAGTATATCAAATCTCAGGACTACTGGAGTAGAGTAGACGAAAAAGAATTGAATGTAGATCTTTCAGATGGTGGTAAAGAGATGTCAAAAATGGCTTTGCTTAATCAATATGAAAGTTTAAGAAAAAACAAAGAACTACAAAAAATTATCGTTTGGGAACTTTCTGAAAATCGCCCTATTCTTAAAAAATTATTCGAACAGCGTGAAGAAGTGGGTGAAAGTTTATTCACAAACATTACAGATCCGCATTTCGGCGAAAAATCTGACGAGTATAGAGCGATTACAGCATTACTTGTAGCAGGAATTTATCACTTAAATCTCTACACTGCACACAACGGAACTACCTTCTGTGGAATAGACACAAAATCTGAAGACGGTAGGAAGAAAATTGAGAAAGCTATTGTTGATATCATAGATTTCGCTTATCAGAAGAAATAATTATTTTCTAAAATTTTGACTTTACATACAGCTAAATTTGAAAATTTATATTTTCAAATTAGAACAATATTTCTTACTTTTGGGCTATGGAAAACTTTATAGTATCTGCAAGAAAATACCGCCCCCAACAGTTTGACACCGTTGTTGGGCAATCACATATTACAGATACTTTAGAGCATGCTATAGAAGAAAATCAGTTAGCACAGGCTCTGCTTTTCTGTGGCCCACGTGGAGTAGGTAAGACAACTTGCGCAAGAATTTTAGCAAGAAAAATAAACGAGAAAGACGGTTCTGTTTCAGAAGACGGTTTTGCTTATAATATATATGAGCTAGATGCTGCATCTAATAACTCTGTTGATGATATTCGTGAATTAATTGATCAGGTGCGTTTTGCACCGCAGGTTGGTCAGTACAAAGTGTATATTATTGACGAGGTACACATGCTGTCATCTGCAGCATTCAATGCCTTTCTGAAAACTTTGGAAGAACCGCCGGCTCATGCAATTTTCATTCTTGCAACGACTGAAAAGCACAAGATTATTCCTACCATTTTGTCTCGTTGTCAGATTTATGATTTCAAAAGAATTACAATTCTTGATATTCAGAGCCATTTAAAAGGTATTGCTGAAAAAGAAAATATTAGATATGAAGATGATGCTTTGTATTTAATTGCTCAGAAAGCAGATGGAGCATTACGAGACGCGCTTTCTATTTTTGACAGACTTTCTACGTTTTCACAGAAGAATATTACGTTGGCCAAAGCTGCCGAAGTTCTTAATATTTTAGATTACGATCAATATCTAAAGATTGTAGATTTTGCGAAAGAAAATAAAATTCCTGAAGTTCTTTTTGCTTTTAATGAAATTGTAAAAAGAGGGTTTGATCCGCATATTTTTATTGCAGGTTTAGGAAATCATTTCAGAGATTTAATGATGGCTCAGAATGCTTCAACAATTGATTTGATTGAAGTGGGAGAGCAGACCAAAACAAAATTTGTTGAGCAGGCTCAAAAATGGAATGCCCAGCAATTAATCGATGGAATTGAGATTTGCAATCACGCAGATATCAATTATAAAAATTCGAAGAACCCGAGGCTTACTGTAGAAATTGCTTTGATGCAATTGGCTTCTCTCACTGCAGGTGGAGATGTTGCTAAAAAAAAAAGTTTATAATATTAGCTCCCTTCCTTCATGAAAAGCAGGAGATAATATTACCTTCAAAAGTTCAGGTCGAACAAAAAAAAGAGGAATTAGTTGTAAACCCACAGCTTACAGAAGAAACATCAGCGGAAAGAACGATTAAAACTTCTTCAAAACCTTTGTCAAGACCTAAATCTTCATCAGGTTTCAGCATCAATTCTTTTTTAAATAAAGAAGAAAAACAAGAAGTTGAAGAAACCGCTGTTGTAACAAATGAGAATTTGCAGGAACATCATTTCACAGAAACTGATCTTCAGTCTGAATGGAACTTGATGCTTATGAATCTGCGTGCGAAAGATCCATTTGTTTATAATGCCATCAAATCTTTCAAACTTGAAAAGATTGATGAGAAATTAATTCAGGTTCAGTATCCTTCAGAGTCTGCAAAGGCAGAATTCGATAAGATAAGCGGTGAATTTTTCAATCATTTTAAAAGAAAAGTAAATAATTACGCAATCATAATTGAATATAAACAAGATGTTCAAAATCTTAAAATTGAGGTACTTACAACCAAGAAGAAGTTTGAAAGGTTTGTAGAGATGAATCCTTTATTAAAAGATCTTGATGATTTAATGAAGTTTGATTTAACTTAATTTTATATCTTTGTCAAATATTTGTGCAGAAAATATCATTTTTCCACAATATCATTTACATTTAAAAACTAGAAATAGACAATTCTTAAAGATTAAAGTGGAAAAATTATTATTCCCATATCTGTCTACTTTTACACCTGCTGATTTCTTTAGCAGTTATTTTAGTTTTGCTACTATTTATTATAGAAATTTCAGAAACTATTATCGATTTTATTGGTATAGCTAACTAAATTTCTTTCTCAAAAAATTCGGGAAAACTTATCATTTCCCATCCTCAATTTCGCTACATTTTTGTATCCATTTTTTGAAAAGAATTATAAATTAACTTTATAAGGCTTTGTCATTGAATATAAAATTTAAATAAAATAATACTTTACAATATGAACTTAATAGATTTAAAAAACGACTGGATCAACGAGTTTCCCCAACCGATGATGATTGCTGGGCCATGCAGTGCTGAAAGTGAAGCTCAAATGTTGGAAACAGCAAAAAGAATAAAAGATACCAATGCTCAGGTTCCAATTTTCCGTGCAGGAATCTGGAAACCGCGTACAAAACCTAATGGTTTTGAGGGAGTTGGAGTTATCGGTTTAAACTGGTTAAAAAAAGTAAAACAAGAATATGGATTTAAAACTGCTACAGAAGTTGCTAATGCTCATCACGTTGCTGCAGCTTTGGAAGCCGATGTTGATATTCTTTGGATTGGTGCAAGATCAACGGTAAACCCTTTTACAGTTCAGGAAATTGCTGAAGCTTTGAAAGGAACTAAGAAAACAGTTTTAGTGAAAAATCCTGTAAATCCAGATTTGGCTCTTTGGATTGGAGCTTTGGAGAGACTTTTAGGACAAGATATTAATAATCTTGGTGTTATTCACAGAGGTTTCTCTACATACCAAAAGACAAAATACAGAAATAATCCCAATTGGCAGATTGCTTTAGATTTTAAAAGTCAATTCCCGAATATTCCGATGTTGATCGATCCTTCACATATTTGTGGTAACAGAACAGGTTTGGCAGATATTACGCAAGAGGCTTTAAATGTTGGTTACCAAGGAGCTATCATTGAATCACATTCTAATCCTGATGAAGCTTGGAGTGATGCTTCTCAGCAGATTACCCCTGAAGTTTTAGCTAAATTAATTTTAAACTTAAAAGTAAGAAATTCAGGAATAGCGGGTTTTGATAACGAAATGGGAAGACACAGAACGTTGATTTCTGATCTTGATTTTCAAATGATAGAATTGCTATCTCAGCGTATGAAAATTTCTGAACAAATCGGAAAGCTGAAGAAAGAAAATGACATCGCCATCTTCCAGCCGGAACGTTGGAAAGTAATTACAGAATATGCCGTTCAAAAAGCAAAAGAAACAGGAATGTCTCAGGATTTTATTGAAAAGGTTTTCAAAGCAATTCACGAAGAGTCTATTGAAAAGCAAAATAATATTATGATCGACAGAAAGTAAAAAGTAGGAAACAGGTGTAAGGATTTAGAATTGAAAAATGCTTTGCAATAGCTCAAACTAAATCCTTTTACCTAAATCCTAATTCCTTATATTTGCAGTCATATATATGAAAGGAAAAATCATTAAATCTACAGGAAGCTGGTATCAGGTTTTGGAAACAGGAACCGATAAAATTTTTGAGGCGAGAATTCGTGGAAAATTCAAGCTGATCAAAACCAGACTGACCAATCCTCTTGCTGTGGGTGATTTTGTCGAATTTCAATTGGAGCAGGATGATATTGCATGGATTACAAAGATTGATCCACGTAGGAATTACCTGATCAGAAAAGCCGTCAACCTTTCTAAAGAAGCGCATATCATTGCTTCAAACATTGATATTGCTTGTTTTATTTTTACACTAAAACATCCTGAAACATCTTTTGGTTTTCTCGACCGTTTTCTTGCTTGTTGTGAAGCTTACAACATCAAACCACTTATTCTTTTCAATAAAATGGATGTTTTGAATGAGGAAGAAATAGAAGTGGTAAAAGATATTCAGTTTTTGTATCAGGAAATTGGATATGACAGTTTAGAAATTTCATCTTATTCTAAACTTAATCTTGAAGGTTTACAAGATCTTTTAAAAGATCAGACTTCTGTATTTTTCGGGCATTCCGGATGTGGAAAATCTACTTTGGTTAACGCATTGCAGCCTGACCTGAATCTACGTACATCAGAAATTTCAGACACTCATCTTAAGGGTAAACATACAACTACTTTTGCTCAGATGCATTTTTGGCATTTCGGTGGAAATGTAATTGATACTCCCGGTGTGAGGGAGTTTGCCATGATTGATATTGAAAAAGAAGAAGTTCAGCATTATTTTCCTGAAATATTCAGAAAGAGAAAAGAGTGTAAATTTCATAATTGCATGCATATCAATGAGCCAAAATGTGCCGTTCTTGATTCTTTAGAGACGGGAGAAATTCAACATTCACGATATTCTACGTACATCAAACTGATGGAAGAGGCTGAAGAAAATTCTCAAAACTAAATTTTACTGTTTTAAAAATTCATCGTTGGTTTGCTTTATTGATTCAAATTGAATAGATAATTTATTTGCGTCTTAATATTTATATTTTCTTATTGCGAAATATATAATAAAATCATTAGATTATTGTAAATACAAAACCCAGCCGAAGCTGGGTAAAAACTAATAACCATGAAAACTCAAATTAAACATGAGAATCGAATTTATAATTGCAATTTGTGTGCCAAAAACACATGTCATATTTCTTAATAAATGTTATTTTGTGTTAAAATTAATTTGAAAATATATTTAGATATTTTTCGTAATTTTGCAGCATTAAAAAAAATATACATTTATGTCTAACATTACATTTACTATGATTAAGCCTGATGCAGTTACTGATGGGCACATCGGAGCTATTTTAGGGAAAATTTCAGAAGGAGGTTTCAAAATTAAAGCTTTAAAATTAACTCAGCTTACTGTTGCTGATGCTAAGAAATTCTATGAAGTTCACGCTGAAAGACCATTTTATGGAGAATTGGTTGACTTTATGAGTTCAGGGCCAATTGTTGCTGCTGTTTTGGAAAAAGATAATGCTGTTGAAGATTTCAGAACTTTAATTGGTTCTACAAATCCTGCTGATGCTGCTGAAGGAACTATCAGAAAAATGTTTGCTAGAAGCATCGGAGAGAATGCTGTGCACGGATCTGACTCTGATGAGAATGCTCTTATTGAAGCACAATTTCATTTTGCAGGAAGAGAGATTTTCTAATCAAAACTCTTAGAAATAAAAAAATCCGGATAATTTCCGGATTTTTTCGTTTTTAAGTGATTAATTGAAATTTATCTGCCATTTCGTCACTGAAGATATCTCAATCAATCATTAATATTATTATAACTTTAATTAAAAATAAGAATAAATAATTAAAATTACATTGTCAATTTCGCAAATATGTTTTGATATAATTATTTAGTTGGCGTGAATATATTGTTATTGTGAAAAATTCCGTGTTTCCATCGATGGCTTTAATTTAAAAAAATCAGAGCTTTGCATCTATAAATTAATATCAAAAACAGAGACTGATTATACTTTTAGAAGCTCTATTGTTCTTTCCGGACTTTCAGCAGAAAAAACTGCATTACCAGCAACTAAAACATCAGCACCTGCTTCAAATAATTTGGAAGCGTTATCTAAATTTACACCGCCGTCAATTTCGATTAAAGCTGTAGAATTATTGCTTAAAATTAAATCTTTAGTCTCTGCAATCTTCTTGTAGGTATTTTCGATAAATTTCTGACCACCAAATCCCGGGTTTACACTCATCAATAAAACCAAATCTACATCGGCAATAATATCTTCAAGCATTAAAACAGGCGTAGAAGGATTAAGTACAACACCAGCTTTTGCACCTTTGCTTTGAATCAAATTAATGGTTCTGTGAAGATGTGTACACGCTTCGTAATGTATAGAAACTAAATCAGCTCCGTACTCAATAAATTCTTCAACATACTTTTCTGGTTCTAAAATCATCAAATGCACATCCACGAATTTTTTTGCGTGCTGCTGAATAGTTTTCATAACCGGAAAACCAAAAGATATATTGGGAACAAATCTTCCATCCATTACATCAACATGTAGCCAATCGGCTTGAGAATTGTTGAGCATTTCAATATCTCTTTGTAGATTCCCGAAGTCTGCTGATAATAGGGAAGGAGCGATGAGTTTAGTTTTCATTTTTACTTATATTTCTTTTATTTTTTTAAAATGGATTGACAAATAGAAAATAATACGAAAATATGCCTACAATCAATATCGCTTCTATAATTGCTAGCTTAATATTATTTATTTTCATTACCAATAATCTATCAATAACAAACAATATTAGTGGAAAAATACTTATAATTAATAGTGTTTCAAGAATCATATTGTAGGCAGATCCTATTTTTGGAGGATTAAAAATTTTATATATCATTAAAAATAATACGTAAGCGAAAAATAATGTCACTATAACTGATATAAAAGTTGGCTTTCGTATTAAATGACTGAAAAAACTTTTCATCTTAATGATACTTCAGTTTCATTTCTGGTGTAATCTTCAATAGTGTTTCGTAAATTAATTGAATCACATTTCCGACATCTTCTTTTGAAACCATTTCTACTGTTGTATGCATGTATCTTAAAGGCAATGAAATCAATGCGCTTGGTACGCCTCCGTTTGAATGTGCAAACGCGTCAGTGTCTGTTCCTGTCGCTCTGCTTGCGGCAGCTCTTTGGAAAGGAATTTCTTTCTTTTTTGCAGTGTCAATAATCAATTCTCTGATCACATGGTGAACACTTGGTGCAAAGAAAACTACCGGGCCATCACCACATTTTTGATCTCCTTCTTTTTTCTTTTCAATCATTGGAGTTGTGGTGTCATGCGTAACGTCTGTTACGATGGCAATATTTGGCTTGATGGTGTCAGCAATCATATCTGCGCCATACAAGCCAACTTCTTCCTGAACAGAATTGGTAATATATAAGCCAAAGGGAAGTTGTTTTTTATTCTCTTTTAAAAGTCTTGCAACTTCAGCAATCATAAATCCGCCGATTCTGTTGTCTAAAGCTCTGCAGACAAAATAACGGTCATTCATTTCGAAAAACTCATCTGGATAAGTAATCATACATCCAACGAAAATTCCTAAATCTTCAACTTCCTGTTTTGTAGTTGCTCCACAATCAATGAATATATTTTCAATTTTTGGGGTAGGTTCGTTTTGGTTTGCGCTTCTTGTGTGAATCGCAGGCCAGCCGAAAACACCTTTTACAATTCCTTTTTCACCATGAATATGGACGATTTTTGAAGGGGCAATCGTTTGATCAGAACCTCCGTTTCTGATAACATAAATCAATCCGTCATCTGTAATGTAATTGACGTACCAAGAAATTTCATCAGCGTGAGCTTCAATCACCACTTTGAATTCGGCTTCGGGATTAATGATTCCGTAACAGGTTCCGTAGTGATCAACCTCGATTTTGTCAACGTATGGAGTGATGTAATCCATCCACACTTCCTGGCCTTTGTGTTCGTATCCGGTTGGTGATGAAGTGTTTAAATATTTTTCTAAAAATTTCAAAGATTTCTTCTCGAATTTCATATTTAAGGAATGATTTTTGTAGTTAAGTTTCGTTATAATACGTGTAAAAATAATGAAATTTCATAAAATCACCTTTCTTTTTCTGTTCTTTTTTGGTGTTGTTGCACTCGGGCAGCAAAGGGATTCTATTATTGCTAAACCTTTAAGCCAATATCCTCAAGATCAACTGAAAACTGATGAATTTGGCAATAAATATTATTATGATGAAAGACAAAAGGCTAAAATCTATGAGATTAATGGTGAGACTGTAGTAGTGATGGATGAATTGGTTTTGCTTAATAAACCTAAGTTTAATAATCAACTAGATAAGAATTATTATTTCTTCCTCAATAAAAAATTGTACAGAGTATATCCTTTATTTCTAACGGCATTGCAGCAATACAGAGATATTCAGGTTGAAATGAAGATTATGGATACCGCTGCCAAAAGGAAATATATCAAAGACCGTCAAAATATGCTTGCAGATCAATATGAAAAGCAACTGAGAGATTTAACGACAACAGAAGGTCAGGTTTTTGCAAAATTAATGAACAGAGCGACAGGGAAAAATGTTTTCGAAATCATTAAAGAAATGCGTGGTGGCTGGAGTGCCTTCTGGTGGAACGTAAAAGGTAAATTGGCAGATATCGATTTAAAAGACCGATACAATCCACATAAAAATAGAACCGATGAGTTTTTAGAATCTTTACTACAATCCAATTGGAATTCAGGTTATTTGCAACCTTATCCCGGAGCAAGAGATTTTAAAGTTTCCAAATAATAAAAATTCCTGTAAAAATATTTTACAGGAATTTTTCTTTTAATTTTTCAAAAACGATAATATCTACAGGTAACGTAAAAGGATTTACTTCTGTATCTATAGGAAGCCATTCTGTTTTTTCTATGCAAGGGTCGAGAATCAGAAAATCTTCTTCATTGGTAATTTTCACTATATAATATATAGTAAGGAGTTGCTCATTTTCTCTGAATCTTGAAACTAAAAAATCTTCCTGCGTGTAAAGATGTTCTACTATATCTATTTTTACGTTGAGCTCTTCGTCAAACTCACGGTGAAGACATTCAGTTAATCCTTCTCCAAATTCTAATCCGCCACCGGGAAATTTCAATAAAGGCTGTCCTGCATGTTCTTCAAAAAGCGTGAGAACTTTATTATCTTTTACTGCACAGGCATAAACTCTCACGTTAATCTTATCAATCATATTTAATATTTTGTAAAGCTAATTTAAGAATTTCTATCGGAAGAATGAGTCTGATTCTATATTACAATTAACTTTCAGCTTCCTGCTTCAAATCTTCTAACTTAACAGCATTGATCATTTCCCTTTTTCCGGGTGGACCTTGCTTTTTTTCCACATTAAAATTGAGTTCTTTCAGAATTCTTCTTACGCTTCCTTTTGAGGAGTAGGTCGTTAACAATCCGTTGACACTCATTTTATCTGAAACCATCTCGAATAAAGGCTTTTCCCAAAGATCGGGCTGTACTCGCGCACCGAAACAATCGTAATAAACCAGGTTAATCTTCGGTAAATCAATGTTTTTCAGGTCAAAAAAGTCACATTGTATCTTTTTTAAATGAAAACCCTTAATGATTTCTTCTGATTTCTCCCATTCAGTTTGATGAATTTTTTGATAAATATTTTTTAATTCTGGGTTGTCAAAAAGGTCGAAGTAGGCTAAATTTTCGATTTCAGATTCATTTATCGGGTATTTTTCAAGTGTAAAATAGTTGATAATATGATTTTTGTCAGTTTTTAAATATTCATTAATTGTTACCAAAACGTTTAAACCTGTTCCAAAACCGAGTTCTAAAATGTTAATTTCGCAATCATTTATCAGATTTAATCCGTTTTTAATAAACACGTGTTCGGCTTCTTGTAACGCACCATGGTG contains:
- a CDS encoding T9SS type A sorting domain-containing protein, whose product is MKKNSFFTFRKTLLAFGVALNFISLQAQQWENVGTSASVSAGNSSYNNLVVDASGNYFLSYYDGSVAKGSVQKFDGSSWSYLGGTPGITIGTALYNSLSVDALGSVFYTNQGTGLEVRKFSGNAWSSMTSATTNTVNYHASAVSPTNTLFTYASDGSGTVRRLINNAWEQVGNAGFSGGATFAEMVIGTNNKVYTCNVLSGVRVYENSTTATSTDNWTMLGGAIVDASSSGEQYTSDIAIDGSNNIYVAYISTSTLGRKINVKKWNGTAWSQVGNANFSLTAVQHLAIAVTSSGNPYVVASQWDSSDGNHLRNTVYKFDSTSNIWSTLGGDFVSDGQVTYNDLFVDSANNYLVLAYSQGSTRVKRISLSALSVSDTRKEVSTIYPNPTTGIIYFKGDDKIKSVEITNTVGRIIRSQNDVEKIDISDAPTGVYYITIKTSAGKTTTKKIIKK
- a CDS encoding chorismate mutase; translated protein: MNLIDLKNDWINEFPQPMMIAGPCSAESEAQMLETAKRIKDTNAQVPIFRAGIWKPRTKPNGFEGVGVIGLNWLKKVKQEYGFKTATEVANAHHVAAALEADVDILWIGARSTVNPFTVQEIAEALKGTKKTVLVKNPVNPDLALWIGALERLLGQDINNLGVIHRGFSTYQKTKYRNNPNWQIALDFKSQFPNIPMLIDPSHICGNRTGLADITQEALNVGYQGAIIESHSNPDEAWSDASQQITPEVLAKLILNLKVRNSGIAGFDNEMGRHRTLISDLDFQMIELLSQRMKISEQIGKLKKENDIAIFQPERWKVITEYAVQKAKETGMSQDFIEKVFKAIHEESIEKQNNIMIDRK
- a CDS encoding TetR/AcrR family transcriptional regulator; translated protein: MPRKVVQGPIRDKEKTKQKLLNAVGKILKTKGYSGLMVSKIAAVAGFDKKLIYEYFGSTDKLIDEYIKSQDYWSRVDEKELNVDLSDGGKEMSKMALLNQYESLRKNKELQKIIVWELSENRPILKKLFEQREEVGESLFTNITDPHFGEKSDEYRAITALLVAGIYHLNLYTAHNGTTFCGIDTKSEDGRKKIEKAIVDIIDFAYQKK
- the rsgA gene encoding ribosome small subunit-dependent GTPase A translates to MKGKIIKSTGSWYQVLETGTDKIFEARIRGKFKLIKTRLTNPLAVGDFVEFQLEQDDIAWITKIDPRRNYLIRKAVNLSKEAHIIASNIDIACFIFTLKHPETSFGFLDRFLACCEAYNIKPLILFNKMDVLNEEEIEVVKDIQFLYQEIGYDSLEISSYSKLNLEGLQDLLKDQTSVFFGHSGCGKSTLVNALQPDLNLRTSEISDTHLKGKHTTTFAQMHFWHFGGNVIDTPGVREFAMIDIEKEEVQHYFPEIFRKRKECKFHNCMHINEPKCAVLDSLETGEIQHSRYSTYIKLMEEAEENSQN
- a CDS encoding nucleoside-diphosphate kinase, coding for MSNITFTMIKPDAVTDGHIGAILGKISEGGFKIKALKLTQLTVADAKKFYEVHAERPFYGELVDFMSSGPIVAAVLEKDNAVEDFRTLIGSTNPADAAEGTIRKMFARSIGENAVHGSDSDENALIEAQFHFAGREIF
- the dnaX gene encoding DNA polymerase III subunit gamma/tau — its product is MENFIVSARKYRPQQFDTVVGQSHITDTLEHAIEENQLAQALLFCGPRGVGKTTCARILARKINEKDGSVSEDGFAYNIYELDAASNNSVDDIRELIDQVRFAPQVGQYKVYIIDEVHMLSSAAFNAFLKTLEEPPAHAIFILATTEKHKIIPTILSRCQIYDFKRITILDIQSHLKGIAEKENIRYEDDALYLIAQKADGALRDALSIFDRLSTFSQKNITLAKAAEVLNILDYDQYLKIVDFAKENKIPEVLFAFNEIVKRGFDPHIFIAGLGNHFRDLMMAQNASTIDLIEVGEQTKTKFVEQAQKWNAQQLIDGIEICNHADINYKNSKNPRLTVEIALMQLASLTAGGDVAKKKSL